Proteins encoded within one genomic window of Oryza brachyantha chromosome 7, ObraRS2, whole genome shotgun sequence:
- the LOC102713837 gene encoding pentatricopeptide repeat-containing protein At3g26782, mitochondrial, protein MAAASAVMPLPNPPPPRPPPLATDNPQHERDAPTTSSLRALFLRAVDPSRPASWSAAVADLLSSGDAVAALATFAAAVRANPAALLPALPPALRAAAAATSLAAGRQLHLLALRSGLFPSDPYSASALLHMYHHCSRPMDARRAFDEIPDPNPVTVTAMASGYLRNNLVYHSLDLFRAMITSVSVSVVDEAAALVAFSASARLPDRGVTASLHALIAKIGLERNAGVVNTMLDSYAKGGHHDLEAARKVFDTMERDVVSWNSMIALYAQNGMSAEAIGLYSEMLNVGGGIRCNAVVLSAVLLACAHAGTIQTGKRVHNQVVRMGLEENVYVGTSLVDMYSKCGRVEMANKAFRKIKEKNILSWSAMITGYGMHGHGQEALEVFAEMKRSGLRPNYITFISVLAACSHAGLLDEGRHWYSAMKQEFGIEPGVEHYGCMVDLLGRAGCLDEAYGLIKEMKVKPDAALWGALLSSCRIHKNVELAEICVKRLFELDATNSGYYVLLSNIYADAGMWKDVERIRLLVKTRGIEKPPGYSSVELKGKTHLFYVGDKSHPQHKEIYSYLEKLLERMQEAGYVPNTGSVLHDLDEEEKESALRIHSEKLAVAFALINSVPGSVIHIIKNLRVCSDCHTAMKFITKITGREIIIRDLQRFHRFKDGLCSCRDYW, encoded by the exons ATGGCGGCAGCAAGCGCTGTGATGCCGCTCCCAAAtccaccgcctccccgccccCCACCTCTGGCCACCGACAATCCCCAACACGAGCGGGACGCCCcgaccacctcctccctccgcgcGCTCTTCCTCCGCGCCGTCGACCCGTCCCGCCCCGCGTCCTGGTcggcggccgtcgccgacctTCTCTCCTCCGGTGACGCGGTTGCGGCTCTCGCCACGTTCGCAGCCGCCGTCCGGGCGAACCCGGCCGCGCTCCTCCCGGCCCTGCCGCCGGCCCtacgcgcggccgccgccgccacctccctcgccgccggccgccagcTGCACCTCCTCGCCCTCCGCTCGGGCCTGTTCCCCTCTGACCCGTATTCCGCCTCCGCTCTCCTCCACATGTACCACCACTGCTCCCGCCCCATGGACGCCCGTAGGGCGTTCGACGAAATCCCTGACCCCAATCCTGTCACCGTAACCGCGATGGCCTCTGGCTACCTACGCAACAATCTCGTCTACCACTCGCTCGATCTCTTTCGTGCCATGATTACATCGGTTTCTGTTTCAGTGGTCGATGAGGCGGCCGCCCTCGTGGCGTTCTCTGCTTCTGCCCGTCTCCCTGACCGGGGTGTTACTGCCAGCCTCCACGCGCTTATTGCAAAGATTGGATTGGAAAGGAATGCTGGGGTGGTCAACACAATGCTAGATTCGTACGCTAAGGGTGGCCATCATGATTTGGAGGCAGCCAGGAAGGTGTTTGATACAATGGAAAGGGATGTGGTGTCCTGGAATTCTATGATTGCTCTGTACGCACAGAATGGTATGTCAGCAGAAGCAATTGGGTTGTATAGCGAGATGCTGAATGTTGGTGGAGGAATTAGATGCAATGCTGTGGTGTTGTCGGCGGTGCTACTGGCTTGTGCACATGCAGGGACAATACAGACTGGAAAGCGTGTTCATAATCAG gtGGTAAGGATGGGTTTGGAGGAAAATGTCTATGTTGGTACTTCTCTAGTTGATATGTACAGTAAGTGTGGAAGAGTTGAAATGGCAAATAAGGCCTTCCGAAAAATCAAGGAAAAGAACATCCTTTCCTGGTCTGCCATGATTACTGGTTATGGCATGCATGGTCATGGACAAGAAGCCCTTGAGGTTTTTGCTGAGATGAAAAGATCAGGTCTAAGGCCTAACTACATAACGTTTATCTCGGTTTTAGCTGCTTGCAGTCATGCTGGTCTTTTGGATGAGGGCCGTCATTGGTATAGTGCCATGAAGCAAGAATTTGGTATTGAACCTGGTGTGGAGCACTATGGTTGTATGGTAGATCTCCTTGGTCGTGCTGGTTGTCTGGATGAAGCTTATGGCCTTATTAAAGAAATGAAGGTCAAACCCGATGCTGCTTTATGGGGAGCTCTTCTTAGTTCATGCCGCATACACAAAAATGTTGAGCTTGCAGAAATATGTGTAAAAAGGTTGTTTGAATTGGATGCAACCAATAGTGGATATTATGTTCTGTTGTCCAATATATATGCAGACGCTGGAATGTGGAAAGATGTGGAACGAATAAGACTTCTGGTTAAAACAAGAGGAATAGAAAAGCCTCCAGGGTATAGCTCAGTTGAGTTGAAAGGTAAAAcccatttgttttatgttggtGACAAGAGTCATCCTCAGCACAAGGAGATATATTCTTATTTGGAGAAACTGCTTGAAAGAATGCAAGAAGCAGGCTATGTGCCAAACACAGGTTCTGTTCTTCATGATTTGGATGAAGAGGAGAAAGAGTCTGCATTGCGAATCCATAGTGAAAAGCTTGCTGTTGCTTTTGCTCTAATAAATTCTGTCCCAGGATCAGTGATCCATATAATAAAGAATCTCCGGGTCTGCAGTGATTGCCATACAGCAATGAAGTTCATTACCAAGATCACTGGACGAGAAATTATCATCAGAGATTTACAGCGGTTCCATCGCTTCAAGGATGGATTATGCTCTTGTCGGGATTATTGGTGA